The genome window ACGCCTGCGGGATGGAGGTCTGTCCGGCGGCAGCCCGAACGCAGCCAGCCGCTCCAGTCCGAGCACCTCAGACACAGTCGGGGTTGTGGCAAGTTGTTGAGGTAGGGTGACGCGGTGTTGAGTGGTGAGAAGCTTTCCGGGTACCGGTTCCCCCTGGCGGTCATTGGTTACGCCGCAAACGTTGTACCACCGCTTCACCCTCAGCTGCCGGGATGTCGAGGAACTGTTGCTGGAACGGGGAATCGTTGTCACGCGCGAATCTATCCGAACCTGGTGCATTAAGTTCAGTGCGCTGTTTGCCCAGGAACTCCGCCATCGGGACGTGACGGCATGTAGATATCGGCGGGGTCAAACACTGGTTGTGGCAGGCCGTGGATGAACACGGAGCCGTACTGGACGTTTTCTTGCAGGAACACCGCGATACCGAGGCTGCCAGGTTGTTCTTCGTCCGCCTCCTGGCGGAATATGACGTGCCCGAGATCATCCACACCGACAAGCTGTGGAGTTATGAATCGGCGATTCGACAACTCCCCGTGCTCCACGGCGTGGAGCACGTCCAGGTCGTCTCGACCGCTCGTTACAACAACTCCATTGAGCAGTCCCACCGGCCGACCCGGCGGCAGGAACGTCAACAGCAAGGGTTCAGATCACGGAAACGCGCTCAGGGCTTCCTCGACCTGCACGCTCGTGTCACAAGTCTCCATCACCCTGCCCGCCCCACCGTTCCTGCTCGCCACCGCCGTCACCATCAGCAGATCGCCTTCAAGACGTGACAAGAAACTGTGTGGCAGGTGGCCTGAAGTTCAGGCCGCCTGCCACTGGAAACCTTCGTCGCCACCTCACACTCCAACAACTTGCCACAACCCTGTTCGTCACAGACTGAGAGACCGCCCTTCGTACCGCCTTATTGCCTCCAGGACGTCAGTCCCCTCAAAGTGTAAGGTGCTGAGGACGAGCGGTCGACGAACACGGGGGATGTGCTGGACCTCCCGCTTCAGGCACACCGAGACACCCGGGCGACCAGATTCTTTTTCGTCCGCCTGCTGGGAGAAGATGCTGTCCCAGCAGGCGATTCACATCGACAAGCTGTGCAGCTGTGGCGCAGTCCCACGAGAACTTCCCGTGGGTCTCACTTCAGCGTACACCCACCTCGTAGAGCCACCGCACCCATCACCTCGGCAGCAGGAACGCTGTCGGCTGCAACGGACTCGAGCGTTCCTCACCTTCACCGCTTGCTCTACCCGAACCACCGTCGCCACCGCCCTCAGACGAAGCCATCCATCCGCCGCCCTGCTCCGGTGGCGAGAGGCGACGCAGCAAGCGTAAGCGGCTTGATAATCAAGCTGCTTGACAGGCGACTTCAGCCCCACGGAGCTGAAGTCGTCAGAACCCCACAGCTGAACACGACACCCGTGCCAGCACGTTTTTCAGGCACACCTCAAGTCATCTCGTCCGGTGCCTGTCGTAGGGTTCTGAGGTGCTCTTCCCAAGACGCTTCGGCGGACCCCCGGTGTTCCACAAACAGCCTGCCCGTGGCCGAGAGCTCTTCAAAGGTCTGAAGGGCTTCGGATGTCTGCCGGGCCCGCTGCAAGGCGACCGCATCGACGAGCAGGCTGGCGAACATCAACATGGCGGACGGCACGGCGGTGGTGAGCCCCAGCGTGACTGGCACGATCAAGGTCTCTTTAACCTGGTCTGGCGCTATCAGCGCGGCCGGATCCGCGATGAGGATGACGGGGACGTCGCGTTGCTTCAGCAGCTCCGAGAAGCGCACCGTGTCGGTGGTCAAGCGGGGAACCGTGAACAGCAGGGCCGTATCCTGGGCGCTCCAGTGCGTCAAATGAGTCATGACCCCCGCCTCCAGGGTGGTGACGCAGTGAACGTGGGGATGCAGGCGGGACAAGTACAGGCTGGCATGCTCAGCGATGGAGGCCGCCGCCGCGAACCCGACGACAATGACACGTCGGCTGAGAGCAAGCTGGGGCACGCTGCGCCCGAATTCCGGACTTGCAAGCAGATCGGCGAGCCCCCTGAGGTGATTCATTTCCTGCGCAATGAAATCCATGAAGTGGCTGCTGCCTTCCTGCTCCCGGAAGCGTTCGGTAGGGGCTTTGTTGTGAATCTCATGAAGGACAACATCGCTGAGGACCTTGCTGAAATCCGCGTAGCTGTCGAAGCCGAGCCGCAGCGCGAAGCGGGTGACCGAAGACTGGCTGGTGCTGGCGGCCTGTGCAAAATCGGTGGTCGTCATAAACGAAACCTGTTCGGGATGTTCCCGCAGGTACAGGGCCAAGCGGCGCTGAGCTCCCGAGAGCGTAGGAATCTCGGCGTCCAGCAGCGCCATCAGGCTGCGGCGATCGGTCAGCGTCATGGACATGTCCTTCTCCCTTGAATAATTTTATCTTTATGGTACGATTCTGAATAATTCAATTCAAGGCGTACCGCGGTTGCTGTGAGGACCAGATGGCTGCCACTGAATCCAGGTCCGGAACAGTTCTGCCACACAGATGCCTGCTTCGTCTTCCGGCCGTGACTCCACGAGGTGTTCTTCATGTTGTCTCTTCTGCAGCGGTTTCTCCTCTTTCTCTTTGTGCTGTGGGGGGTGTCGGCCACGGTATTCCTGGCCCTGCACCTGGCACCGGGCAGCCCGGCGCAGCTGCTGCTCGGCCCCTTCGCCACGCCCGACGCCCTACGGCAACTCACCGCCGAGCTCGGCCTCGACCAGCCCGCGATCGTACAGTACTTTCGCTGGCTGGGTCACGCCCTGACCGGCGACCTGGGCACGTCCATCAGCATCAAACAGGCGGTGTCCTCGGTGCTGTACGAGCGTCTGGGCAACTCCATGATTCTGGCCGTCCCGGCGTTCGTGGTGGCCACGCTGCTCGGGGTGTCGGTGGGTCTGCTCAGCGGCCTGTTCCGGCGGGGCTGGGTTGACCACAGCGCCAACATCCTGATGTTCGTGGCGCTGGCGGTGCCGGTGTTCTGGCTCGGCCTGCTGCTGATCCTGTTTTTCGGACTGCAGCTCGGCTGGTTTCCCACGAGCGGCATGCGGTCGCCTGGAGCGGAGGGAACCTGGGCGGACCTGCTCCACCACCTTGTGCTGCCGGTCCTCGCGCTCTCGCTCGCGCCCGCCGCGGTGGTCGCCCAGATCACCCGCTCCACGCTGCTCAACGAGGTCAAGCAGGATTACGTGCGCACCGGCATCGCCAAGGGCCTGTCGCACCGCCGCGCCATCGTGCGCCACGCCCTGCGCAACACCTGGATTCCGGTGGTGACCACCCTGGGCTTAGAGATCAACTATGTGATCGGCGGCGCCGTGCTCGTCGAGAACGTCTTCAACTGGCCGGGCATCGGGCAACTGCTCGTGCAGGCCGCCATCAGCCGCGATTATCCGGTGGTACTGGGAGCCAGCCTGGTGCTCTCCGCCATCTTCGTGGCCGTCAACTTCGCGGTCGAGGCGTCCTACGGTGTCATCGACCCGCGCTTGAGGGCCCATCATGAGTGACGCCTCACTGCGCCCGGATGTCGCTCTGAGCCAGGACGGTGTGCCGGTGCGCCGGCGGTGGAAGGGCAACGGCTCCATGATCGCGGGCGGACTGGTGGTGGTCGTCTTCGCCGCGCTGGCCCTGCTCGCGCCGCTGCTCGCTCCCACCGATCCCAACGCCATCAACCTCGGGCAGTCGCTGAGACCGTTCGGCTTTGACGGCCACGTGCTGGGCACCGACAACCTGGGCCGCGACCTGCTGAGCCGCCTGCTGTACGGAGGGCGCATCACGCTGATCAGCAGTGTGGGAGCCGCGCTGCTCGCCACGGGACTCGGCACCGCGCTGGGACTGATCGCGGCGTACTACAAGGGCTGGGTCGACGTGGTGGTCATGCGGCTGACCGACATCCTGATGGGCTTTCCCTTCATTCTGCTGGCCATCCTGATCGTGGCGGCCCTGGGACCGTCGACCGTGAACGCGCTGATTGCCGTGGCGATCGCCAACGTGCCCTTCACCGCCCGGCTGGTCAAAAGCGAGGCGGCGCGCGTGCGCGAGCGCGAGTTCATCACGGCCGCCGTGGCCCTGGGCGCACGGCATGGACGCATCGTGTGGGCGCACATGCTGCCCAACATTATCGGCATCACGGTGCCCACGCTGTTCATGACCAC of Deinococcus aerophilus contains these proteins:
- a CDS encoding MurR/RpiR family transcriptional regulator, which produces MTLTDRRSLMALLDAEIPTLSGAQRRLALYLREHPEQVSFMTTTDFAQAASTSQSSVTRFALRLGFDSYADFSKVLSDVVLHEIHNKAPTERFREQEGSSHFMDFIAQEMNHLRGLADLLASPEFGRSVPQLALSRRVIVVGFAAAASIAEHASLYLSRLHPHVHCVTTLEAGVMTHLTHWSAQDTALLFTVPRLTTDTVRFSELLKQRDVPVILIADPAALIAPDQVKETLIVPVTLGLTTAVPSAMLMFASLLVDAVALQRARQTSEALQTFEELSATGRLFVEHRGSAEASWEEHLRTLRQAPDEMT
- a CDS encoding ABC transporter permease, translated to MLSLLQRFLLFLFVLWGVSATVFLALHLAPGSPAQLLLGPFATPDALRQLTAELGLDQPAIVQYFRWLGHALTGDLGTSISIKQAVSSVLYERLGNSMILAVPAFVVATLLGVSVGLLSGLFRRGWVDHSANILMFVALAVPVFWLGLLLILFFGLQLGWFPTSGMRSPGAEGTWADLLHHLVLPVLALSLAPAAVVAQITRSTLLNEVKQDYVRTGIAKGLSHRRAIVRHALRNTWIPVVTTLGLEINYVIGGAVLVENVFNWPGIGQLLVQAAISRDYPVVLGASLVLSAIFVAVNFAVEASYGVIDPRLRAHHE
- a CDS encoding ABC transporter permease → MSDASLRPDVALSQDGVPVRRRWKGNGSMIAGGLVVVVFAALALLAPLLAPTDPNAINLGQSLRPFGFDGHVLGTDNLGRDLLSRLLYGGRITLISSVGAALLATGLGTALGLIAAYYKGWVDVVVMRLTDILMGFPFILLAILIVAALGPSTVNALIAVAIANVPFTARLVKSEAARVREREFITAAVALGARHGRIVWAHMLPNIIGITVPTLFMTTGWMIGQTSALSFLGLGTQPPTADWGSMLAESQNFMASLPQVAMLPGLTIVVAVVGLNLFGVGLRSSLLREE